In Bacteroidota bacterium, the genomic window AATGGGGCAGCCAGATCCGCTCGTACGTGTTCCATCCATACAATATGGTGAAAGACCACCGCACGGAAGTGGAGACGAGCGATGTGCACGGCGTAATGGACGGCGACCTCGACAAATTCATTAAGGGGTACCTTATGATGTATGGCGGAAAATAACGTCACTTAGCAGGGAAGGGTACCTTCCGATGCCCTACACTTCGTTCATAGCGCGCCGATACTTGAAATTCAGGCACGGGGCGGGGAAAAAAGATTTTCTTTCCTTTCTTACCGTCATTGCGATCGCCGGCATTATGCTCGGCGTCGCTGCGCTCATCATTACCCTCACGATCCTTGCCGGGTTTGAACACGAAATAAAATCCAAAGTCGCGGGCTTCACGACACATATTCAGGTGACGGGCTTCCAGACACAGACGTTCAAAAACTATGACTCCGCGGCAGAGAGAATGCAAACCTCGATCCGGGAGATCGCGTCTATTGCGCCCTTTGTTTCCAAAGAGGGCATGGTAAGCTTCGGCAAGGATGTTGAAGGAGTTCTGGTCAAAGGGGTGGAACCGGCCAACGATATTACGACGGCCCGGCACTATATGATCGAAGGGAACTACGACCTTCATTCCCGAGGACAAATCGCTGCATGCGTTATCGGGAAAAAGCTTCTTCAGAAATTGGATGCGCACTGCGGCGACACGATCGCGGTCTTCGGTCTCACGGGGAGTTATTATGAAATGCGCCAGCCGAAAATACTTCCTTTTGTCATCACCGGCGTCTATGAATCGGGGATGTCGGAATACGACGATGTCTATCTCTTTACCGATATTACCGCTGCCCAATCGCTTTTCATGCTCGGCTCTACGGCCACCGGTTTTGATGTCCTGTTGAAGGATATTGACACCGCGCCGGCCGTCGCGGAAAAAATTCAGGACCTTATGGGCTACCCGTATTATCCGCGGACACTGTTCCAGCTGTACCGGAATTTATTCACCTGGATCGAGCTGCAGAAACAGCCGGTGCCGATCATTCTCGGCCTCATTATTCTCGTTGCCACAGTGAACATCATCGGTACGCTGCTGATGGTGGTCATGGAAAAGACAAACCAAATAGGAATTCTCAAGTCGATGGGGGCCTCGGATTCCGACATCAAGAAAATATTTCTCTACGAAGGAATGTTCATCGGCCTGCTGGGGACGATGCTCGGCAACGTGTTCGCCTTCGCCGTCTGCTGGGCCCAGCAGACGTTCCATTTCTTTGCGCTCAACTCGTCAATTTACTTCATGACGCAGGTTCCGATCCTCTTCCATTGGGAAAATTTCGCCCTGGTCTCGGTGATCGCGTTCGTGCTATGTGTTCTCGCGGCGTACATTCCGTCGGCGATCGCCGCACGGCTTGACCCTATTCGTTCGATACGGTTCCACTAATGTCATTCAGGTCCTTCATAGCGAAGCGGCATCTTATCTCCAAAAAAGGGGCCGGGTTCATTACGGTGATCTCGGTGATCTCGATCGCCGGCATTACGATCGGAGTTGCCGCACTGATCGTCGTCCTCTCCGTCTTCAACGGATTTAACGGCCTTGTCACTTCTATTCTGATCGGTTTCGACCCGCACATCAGGATTCAGCGGACAGAACGGACGGCGCAGCAGGATCTCGACCGGGTGTCTCGCATGCTGCGCGCCGACCCGCAGGTGGCCGGAATCGGCGCATTCGTCAGCGGCAAAGCCATGATCGTCTCGCGAAGCCAGAGCAAAGTTGTTTTCATCCGCGGACTCGAGCCGGGAAGCATCGATAAAATCACCGGCGTGGAAAACGACATTGTGCTCGGTAAGATCAATTTTCGGGATACGGCCGCCCGGGATATGATGATCGGGATGACGCTCGCGGACAGGCTCGGCGTTGTAAGCGGCGACAGCGTTATGATGATCAGTCCAGCCGGTTCGCAGCGCGCACTTCTCGGATTCGGCACGCCCATCGTTCGTTCGTACCGGGTTGCAGCCATCTATGAATCCAATAACAAGGATTACGACGCGCTGTACGGCTACATGGCTCTCTCGTCGGCGCAGGAATTGTTTCAGGAGGGGAATGCGATCCAGGGTTATGAAGTGCGGCTGAAAGACATCAACGATTCCGACGGGATGAAGAAGAAAATAGGGGAAGCTTTTCCTTCGGCCTTTCAGGTCATGACCTGGTACGACCTCCACAAGGATCTTTATTCTGTGATGAAGATCGAACGGTGGATGGCCTACGTTATTTTGTGCCTGATCATCGGCGTCGCGACCTTTAACCTTCTCGGCTCGCTGACCATGTCGGTGATCGAGAAGACGCGCGACATCGGCATCCTCAAGACGATGGGGGCGACGAACCGGGATATCATCTCCATCTTTCGCTATGAAGGATTGCTGGTCGGCATCATCGGAACGACGGCCGGGAGCATCCTCGGGCTCCTTATCTGTTATGCACAGATACAGTTTCATTTGTTTGCGCTGGATCCGACGGTGTACATCATTCCGGCAATTCCGGTTGAAATTCGGCCGGCCGATTTTGTTTCGGTCGCAGCGGCGGCGCTCGCTCTGAGCTATGGTGCAACGTTGTATCCGGCACGACGGGCGGCAGCCCTGCTTCCCGCGGAAGCCATTCGATGGGAATAAGACAGGACTCATAATGCTTCTTTCTGCGAAAAATATTCATCGTCAATTTGAGGCAGGCGGAGGGAAATCCCTGCTTGTGCTGAAAGGCGTCTCGATGGAGGTCGAAACCGGAGAGATCGTTGCCATCGTCGGTCCTTCGGGGGCGGGCAAGAGCACGCTTCTTCATATTCTCGGCATGATCGACCGGCCGAATGAGGGGGAGATGATCCTGGGGGGTAAGAATATTTTCGAACTGAAGGACGATGCGCTGGCGTCGATCAGAAATAAAGAGGTCGGGTTCGTTTTTCAGTTCCATCATTTACTGCCGGAATTCAGCGCGGCAGAAAATGTCGCTATCCCGGCCCTCATCGCCGGAGGGCGTCTTGCTCCGTCATTGGATCGGGCGCGGACATTGCTTGCCGATGTCGGACTTGAAGAACGGCTTGATCATAAGCCGAGCGAACTGTCGGGAGGGGAGCAGCAGCGCGTGGCAGTCGCCCGTGCATTGATGAACTCGCCTAAGTTGATCCTGGCGGATGAACCTTCCGGGAATCTCGATTCAGAGAATGCCCGGTCTCTTCATTCAATGATCCTGCAACTCCGACAAAAACATCATCAAACGTTTGTGATCGTCACACACAACAAGGAGTTCGCCGCGATGGCGGATAGGGTCATCACCCTCGTCGACGGCAGGGTTCAACGCGAGTTTTGATATATGCCGATCGCATTGCGTCTTGGCAAAAAAAAATGCGATGCACCAGGCACCGCATTGGAGGAGAATTGGGGGTCGATCTGTTTGCTAACTGAGCCTTGAATACTCCGCCGGATCCGGCACTTGATAGATCCGTTGGATTGTCCATTTCACTCCGGTATACTGGAGGATGGCCACCATCGTTACCTGAAATCCGTTATACGAGCCAGTAGAAGTAATGCGCATCTGCGTCGCCGAAAGACCGGCCGGTCTGTCTCCCGCATACGTAACGCTTCCGCCGCTAAAACTTACCGTAGCCGATGGGAATACCGCAGCGGAATTGCCGCCGACATCGCCGACAGAAAACTTGATCCCCGAAGTGGAGATTTGCCGCGCCTGGTCGTGGAACGACTGGGACTGTGCAACGTTGAAGATGGCCTGGTCGGTGTTCGTGAAGAGCAGCGTGTACATTCCGATCATAACGTATGCGCCAAGTCCTACAATGATCTTTGATGTTCCCATTTTTTCCCTCCCTATGAATCGGGATTAGCACATCTGAAATCTACCGGCACAATTATTAGGTAGTAAGTTAATCCGGATGGAGGGATTTTCAATAGGTACTTTATCGTATTTTTTGTTCTACGGTTCGTGGCGGATGGCCGGGCGTAAAGATACGTAGAGAAGGTCCGGCAGCACAGACGAGATTCGGACCCCATAATCACGTCCATATCTAGTTTTTGGCTTAAAAATTCATCTTTTTGCGGGAATATGCCCGGAGAAACCACCTCAGGTAACGGGGCTATCACTACGACGCTTCAGTGGTGATCCAGTTTTGGGCGATCAATTCAGGCAACCGAGTAAAGCCACGAATCATCTCCGTGCGGATAACGTCCGGTTGCATTTAATGCGGACCAAAGAATATGGCCATTCGGAGCTCGACTCGGCAGGTAACGAACGCAGGTTCCGGTCCAAGTCCGGTGCGACCTGTCCTCGAAACAGGAGATTGCTTCCTTAGACCGTTGCTTGAATTCTCTCAGTTCATTCGTTACAATAGTATGTGCAGATGATGAAGTCGAAAAACACATACAGAATTTTGATAGCGGTTGCTTTTTGCTTCATCGGGCAGAAGGGTATATGCCGAAATGACCCTCCGCAGAAGTATGATTCAGAAGCAAGGGCCCGGAGCTATGAGGATCTCAAACAATTCATGAGAGAAGGCGAAAGAACTACCTCTCATGAGAAGTGCGGCTTCCCGGTCATTTCATACGCCATCAGGCATCGGGACGCACTGAATCCGGAAGAACGTTCGGCGCTGCAAATAGTTCTGGACCGCCCTGCAACCCAAAAGAGCATTCTCTCCGGGCTTGTGCGAGTTCATTATGACACAACTGGAGCTGCCGCTCCGGCCATGCTCGATTCGCTCTACCGGCAAATCCCCGGAACCTCCGATCAGTTTGCCGACTCCGTTGCGGCCATCGCCAACTATTGCATGTCATTTGAAACTCAAACTCTTGGATACCTTCCGATTCCATCGGATGGCGACGCGGGAGGAGGGCCTGAACACGATATTTACATTACCAACCTTGGCGATTACGGTTATACGACGCCCGACAGCGCTCTGCTCATAAAGCCAGATGGACAAGACGGCGGAACGTGGACATCGTTCACGACCATCGACAACGCATTTCAATTTGTTGACCCAGAATACAACAGAGGACTTCCGGCGCTGCGCGTAACCCTTGCGCACGAACTGCATCACAGTATTCAGATCGGCAACTACGGTTACTGGTCGAGCGATATTTTCTTTTATGAGATCACTTCGGTGTGGATGGAAGACGTTGTCTTTCCCCAGGTAAAAGATTATCTCCAGTACACAAGTTCTTCCGAGGGACATTTTGCGAATCCGCAGACGCCGTTCAATTCGGGCGACTTCATCATGTACAGCAGAGCTATCTGGGCGCATTTCGTGGCGAAGCGCTTCGGCAGAAACGCCATACTCCAATCATGGCAGGAAATAACCGTTGCCCCGCCGCTCCAAGCCATCGACCGTGCGTTGCAAAGGGGGCCGTACTATTCGAGCTTCAAGAGCGCTTTCGCGGAATGGACGGTCTGGAATTACTTTACCGGCGCCAGGAGCGATTCGACCCTTTACTATCCTGAAGGGGCGCTGTATCCGGAGATCATCTCGTCGGCGGTCAACTTTTCTCCGCCGTCGCAATCGGTCGGCGGCAGCCTTCCCGTTCTTGCTTCGAATTATTATTCGATCCGGTTCGGGACAGAAAACGAGCCGCTTGTCGTTTCCAACATTGAGTTAGATTCTGCCGTCACGGGATACGGCGGCTTGTTTCAATACATTTCCACCCTCTCGGAACAGGCGAATACAAGCCTTTCGGCGAGCTTGAATGTCCCCGACCCTTCAAATTGGTATTCGAAAGTTCTTGTCGGCAGAAATCCGATCAACACTCCCTTCCCGGATCCGTTTCGGGCAAACGGATCCAACCAGATCAGCTTTCCGGTGAACGGATCAGCCCCGGTGAAAGGAACTCTCTCGATCTTTTCTTCCGACATGAAACGGGTGTACTCGGGAGTGCTGACGACAACCTTGTCGACATTGATCGGCGGGGAAGTGTTTCAATGGAACGGAATGAAAGACAACAACGAACCCGCTTCTTCGGGGGTCTATATTTATTTTATCCAGATCCCGGGCGAATCTATCAAAGGAAAATTTGCGCTTCTGCGAAAGTAGGTAACGGGGATGGTATGAAGAATGAAAATCTTGAAAGGATGATACGGCTCGCCGATGAGTTTTTCGAGGCGAAGAGCGATCCGATGCAAATTTCCGTCGGCGCCGAGACGATGGAACTGCTGAGATCCATTCATCCGAATACGATGGGGGAGATCCGAAATAAAAAGGGGCCGATTGCATGGGCGCTTGTGCTCCCCACCACCTCGACGCTTATGAAAGCATTCATTTCAAAGAAGATCAGCGAGAAGGATCTCTTGATGAAAACGCCCCTGAAAATAAAGTACGACGCACTTTATCTGTGCTCCGTGCTTGTCCTTCCCGAGGAACGGGGAAAAGGGCTGGCGAAGCGTCTCCTCCGTAAATCGATCAAAGCGATCAAAAGAAAACATCCCATCGGATGTTTCTTCTATTGGGGATTCAGCCGGGAGGGAAAGGGGCTTGCTTCCGTGTTAGGGAAGGAGTTTGATCTCCCTGTCTATGCAAGAAAAGCTTGATGCAACGCTCCCGGATTCGTCCTCCCTCTTATGGAATTACCCTTGAACCTTCGTCGTTTTTTTCAGCACGTATGCGACCATGATCCATCCGAACGCAACGACCGCCAGCAAATACAGCCAGCTGTTTGCTGCGGGGACCGCAGTGTGCGCTTCGATCATTGTCCATAGCAGCGGCACAGAAAGATACATGTTGTGCTGGCTGCGTTGAGCGATCCGAGATACGAGAAGCGGGTCGGGCACGGCGCCCCCCTTTATCGCCTTAATGATCTTGTTCTGCGACGGCAGGATCGTCTCGAAGACGTTTGCGATCATGATCACGCCGAACATCACGCCGAGATGGATGACATATCCACGGTAGCTGAAGTTGCCGAATGCGATCATCCCAAAGATCATCACGGCGACGATGGCAAAACCGATCGCACCCATCATGCGCAGGTCCTTTCCAAGAGCGCTGTTTGCAAGGACGACGTAGACTCTATAAATGAGGAGGACCAGAATTGCCATGATGTAACTTCCCGTTGTCCATGCCTGCTGAGCCTCGATCGTCATACCTCCCATATAAAAAATTACGATCAACAAAAACAGGCCGAAGATGCCGGTATAAATCGCGGACCATTTGAACCAGTAAAGCCCGCGGGGAACAAGTTCCAAAACGGCCTTCTTCCGTGTTTCACCGTCCGTCGCTCCCGCGAACGGTGTGAACACGAGATTGAACCACCAGTTCAATCCGACAAAAAGCAGTCCGGCAATAATATGGAACCAGCGGAAAAGGGCGCCTAAAAGATCCATAACCTCCATACAACCTCCTTGATGAGAGAAAAACAGTGGACGATGAATTCATTTCAAATTGTTTTTTGCTCCAATGAGACAAAAGGGAAAAAACGTATTCTGCCGCGATCGATAGACAACAAGGCTGTTTTCAGTTCTTACCGTGCGTTCCAAAAGGGAGTGGGCAATTGAATATAGTCATTTGTATTATTTTCCACCATCCCGCGCCCTCGAAGATTCAACCAAAATAAGCCCCCGAAGGGAAACGTTTTGAACCATTAGATAAAAATTCTTACCTTGATACTCGACGAATCGTTGGTACACCAAACTGGAAAGATCCTTCTATGAAAAATAGTATTGCACACAGCAACTTTTTGCTTGGAACGCGAAGGGCGCAGCGCCTCTACCATGACTATGCCGAGACACTGCCGATCATCGATTACCATTGCCATCTTTCGCCGAGAGATATTGCTGAAAATAGGCAATTTGAGAATATGGCTGACGCCTGGCTCAAAGGAGACCACTACAAGTGGCGGGCAATGAGAGCATGCGGAGTGAAGGAGCGATATATCACCGGAGATGCCGGCGATTGGGAGAAGTTCCAGAAATGGGCGGAGACCGTTCCTAAAACGCTCCGCAACCCTCTCTATCACTGGACGCATCTTGAACTGAAGCGCCCTTTTGGGATCACCGATCGACTGCTCAGCGGAGAAACGGCGAAGGAAATCTGGGATGAATGCAACGGAAAACTTGCTACCGCTCAATTCACCACGCAGGGAATTTTACGGCAGATGAACGTTGAAGTGGTCTGCAGCACGGACGACCCCATTGATACGCTCGAATATCATGAGCAGTATTCAAAAAAACCGAACGGAGCAAAGCTCTTTCCGGCGTTCCGCCCGGACAGAGCGCTTGCCGTTGAGGACGCCGGAGCTTTTGCATTATACGTCAGGTCCCTTTCAAAAATTTCCGGCATTACGGTAACGTCATTCGATTCATTCCGTGACGCTCTTCGAGCGCGGCATAAATTTTTTGCCAAACATGGCTGCAAACTCTCCGATCACGGGCTTGAAACGATCTATGCGGACGAATACACCGAATCCCGGGTGAAGGCCATTTTCAAAAAGCTATTGCAGAAAAAGAATGTAAATTCCGTTGAAACAAGAATATTCAAGTCTGCCATGTTGTATGAATTGGCTGTGATGGATTGGGAACAGGGATGGGTTCAACAATTTCATATCGGCGCGATGCGGAACAACAACTCCCGACTGTTTAGCGCTTTCGGCCCCGACAACGGTTCCGATTCCGTCGGTGATTTGCCCATTGCTCAGTCGATGGCAAAATTTTTTGACAGGCTTGACAAGGAGGGAAAACTGGCGAAAACGATCATCTACAATCTTAATCCCCGCGATAACGAGGTGTGTGCGACGATGGTCGGCAATTTTCAGGACGGCTCCATTCAGGGAAAAATGCAATACGGCGCGGCGTGGTGGTTTCTTGATCAGAAGGACGGGATGACCCGCCAACTTGATGCAATTTCCAACATGGGATTGCTGAGTCAGTTTGTCGGGATGTTGACCGATTCGCGAAGCTTTCTGTCATACCCTCGACATGAGTATTTCCGACGTTTGATCTGTGACATTCTCGGCAGGGAAATGGAACAGGGTTTGCTCCCCGACGATTTCGGCCTTGTCGGCGGCCTCGTGAAAGATGTCTGCTATAACAACGCAAAAAGATATTTTGAGTTTGCGTGAAAAGCATGCAGAGATCTTTCGCACCGCATGGACGCCTCGGTATCATTGTTTCTTTTTTCGTATCTTGATCTGAAATGTGACCATCGTCCCTTATTTGCATTCAGAAGATTATCATGTCGTATGTCGAAAATCTCTTTGACCTGAAGGATAAAGTCGCTGTCGTGATTGGCGGCAGCGGCGTGCTTGGGGGAGCCATGGCTCGGACACTGGCGCGCGCTTCTGCCAGGGTCGCCGTCGGTTTCCACAATAATCAGGCCGGTGCGGACAATGTCGTGACGACCATTACGGAAGCCGGAGGGATCGCAGAAGCATTTTCATTCGATGCGTCGTCGGAGCGGGGCATCCTCGAAGGAAAAGACGCAGTGTTGGCGCGGTGGGGAAAGGTCGATATTCTCGTCAACGCTCCTGGAGTTAATTCGCCGACCCCCGTGTTTGACATCCCGGAAGAAGAGTGGGAAAGAATTCTCAACACGAACCTCAAAGGGGTCTTCTTCTCGTGCCGTGTTCTCGGCCGGCAGATGATCGAGCAAAAATCCGGGGGGAGCATCATCAATATTTCATCGGTCTCGTCCGAGCTTCCCCTTTCTCGTGTGTTCACCTACTCTATATCAAAGGCCGGAATCAACAATATGACCCGGTTTTTGGCGCGGGAATGGGCGCCGTATAAGGTTCGCGTCAATGCGATCATGCCCGGTTTTTTCCCGGCGGTTCAAAATCGAAAGATCCTGACGGAAGAACGGCGCAAGTCGATTTTTGCCCATACGCCGATGGGGCGGTATGGCGAGCCGGAAGAGTTATCAGGGGCGCTTCTCTGGCTTGCTTCGGAAAAAGCTTCTTCGTTCGTTACCGGTGCGATGATCGCCGTTGACGGCGGCTTTACGAGTATGACGATCTGATTCACAAAAAGACATGACATCGTTGGCCACCCAACACCGGCTGGCCTTTGTGGAAAGAGTGTATGCACGTTGTTGTCGATAATAAAAATCCTCTCGTTGAAGAGGCCTTCCGGCAATTTGGCAACGTCCACCCTTTGTTGACACGCGAGATCACGCGCGACGCGGTCCACGACGCCGACCTGATCATTATTCGCTCGGAAACGAAGGTCAACAAGGAACTCCTCGAAGGAAGCAATGTCAGATTTGTCGGAACGGCGACGATCGGGACCGATCATGTCGACCTCGCCTATCTCGCTTCACGGAATATCGGCTTCGCAAGCGCTCCCGGTTCCAATGCAAATTCCGTTGCTGAGTATGTTGTTGCGGCGCTGCTCACAATGGCGAAACGGAAGGGGTTCGTGCTGTCGGAGAAGACTTTAGGGGTCGTCGGCGTTGGCAACGTGGGGAGCAAGGTCGTGAGGAATGCCAAGGCCCTGGGGATGAAAGTACTGCAGAACGATCCCCCGCTTGCACGCTCGAGCAACAATCCGGCGTTTCTCCCGCTGGATGAACTGATGCAAGCCGATATTATCACCGTTCACGTCCCGCTGACAAAAGGGGGAAGCGACCCGACGTATCATCTTTTTGACGGGACGCGCATCGCTGCGATGAAACGGGGGGCGGTCCTGATCAATACATCGCGCGGCCCTGTCGTGGATGGCGGCGCGCTCAAGAATGCCATTGATCAGCATCACCTCGGGGGCGTCGTTCTCGATGTATGGGAAGGAGAACCGGTCATCGATGTCGAGTTGTTAGGCAAGGTCGATTTGGGGACTTCGCATATCGCCGGATATTCCTATGATGGAAAGCTTGCTGCGGTGAAAATGACGTATTCCGCCGCCTGCAAGTTCTTTGGCGAAAGCGACTCGTGGACACCCGGGAACTCCCTGCCAACCCCTGCCGCCGGACGGATCGTCGTTCCATCGAGCTCGAGATCGAAAGAAGACATCTTGAGTGAGATCGTCAGCAAGTGTTACGACATCGAAACCGATGACAGATCGTTACGAGGGATTGCAAATGTCAAACCGGATGAACGCCGCTCGTTCTTTCAGCGATTGCGTTCAGGATACGGAGTGCGGCGCGAATTTTTTAACTCGACCGTTGAATTGTCGCCGGCCTGGGCGTCATTAGCCGAACCGCTGAAGACGATCGGGTTCCGGGTTGAGTTTGGTGGAGACTAATAACATATGATGGTTGGAAGAGACAATATCCCGCATCAAAACGCTGAAGATGAGATCTATAGGCTGAGCGAGCAAGCGCTTGTTGAATTGCCTTTGGACGGGAAACGTGTTCTGGTCATCATTCCCGATACAACAAGACACGCTCATCTCCCCATCTTTTTTAAAACGCTCGGAGAGATCCTCTCTCCTAAAGTCAAAGCTCTCGATTACCTGATCGCGACCGGCACGCATCATCCTCTTGAGGATGAGATTATTCTGCGCCATGTCGGAATTACCGCCGAAGAGCATTCGTCCAAATACGCCAAGACGAGATTTTTCAACCACGCACACAACGACCCGGCGCAACTTCGGACCATCGGCATGATCTCTGCGTCCGATATGACGGAACTTTCCACTGGTTTATTCACAGACGCGGTGGATATCACGATCAATAAAAGGATCTTTGATTACGACCAGCTTATTGTCGTCAGCCCGGTCGTGCCGCATGAAACGGTCGGATTCGCCGGCGGAAACAAGTATTTTTTTCCCGGAATCGGCGGAGAAAAGATCATCGAGACCTTCCACTGGATCGGAGCCCTCATCACCAATCCCGCTGTCAACGGCATCAAGGATACGCCGGTGCGCCGCGTCATCAATAAGGCCGCTTCGCTTATTTCGGTTCCCCGAATATGCTTCGCATACGTCGTGGATGATCATTCTGTTACCGCGCTTTTTATCGGTTCGCCGGAAGAAGCATGGGGAAGAGCAGCTGATGTATCGTCGAGGATTCACATCAAGTATGTCGATCATGGCTATCCAC contains:
- a CDS encoding SDR family oxidoreductase; its protein translation is MSYVENLFDLKDKVAVVIGGSGVLGGAMARTLARASARVAVGFHNNQAGADNVVTTITEAGGIAEAFSFDASSERGILEGKDAVLARWGKVDILVNAPGVNSPTPVFDIPEEEWERILNTNLKGVFFSCRVLGRQMIEQKSGGSIINISSVSSELPLSRVFTYSISKAGINNMTRFLAREWAPYKVRVNAIMPGFFPAVQNRKILTEERRKSIFAHTPMGRYGEPEELSGALLWLASEKASSFVTGAMIAVDGGFTSMTI
- a CDS encoding urate hydroxylase PuuD, whose product is MDLLGALFRWFHIIAGLLFVGLNWWFNLVFTPFAGATDGETRKKAVLELVPRGLYWFKWSAIYTGIFGLFLLIVIFYMGGMTIEAQQAWTTGSYIMAILVLLIYRVYVVLANSALGKDLRMMGAIGFAIVAVMIFGMIAFGNFSYRGYVIHLGVMFGVIMIANVFETILPSQNKIIKAIKGGAVPDPLLVSRIAQRSQHNMYLSVPLLWTMIEAHTAVPAANSWLYLLAVVAFGWIMVAYVLKKTTKVQG
- a CDS encoding ABC transporter permease codes for the protein MSFRSFIAKRHLISKKGAGFITVISVISIAGITIGVAALIVVLSVFNGFNGLVTSILIGFDPHIRIQRTERTAQQDLDRVSRMLRADPQVAGIGAFVSGKAMIVSRSQSKVVFIRGLEPGSIDKITGVENDIVLGKINFRDTAARDMMIGMTLADRLGVVSGDSVMMISPAGSQRALLGFGTPIVRSYRVAAIYESNNKDYDALYGYMALSSAQELFQEGNAIQGYEVRLKDINDSDGMKKKIGEAFPSAFQVMTWYDLHKDLYSVMKIERWMAYVILCLIIGVATFNLLGSLTMSVIEKTRDIGILKTMGATNRDIISIFRYEGLLVGIIGTTAGSILGLLICYAQIQFHLFALDPTVYIIPAIPVEIRPADFVSVAAAALALSYGATLYPARRAAALLPAEAIRWE
- a CDS encoding ABC transporter permease, giving the protein MPYTSFIARRYLKFRHGAGKKDFLSFLTVIAIAGIMLGVAALIITLTILAGFEHEIKSKVAGFTTHIQVTGFQTQTFKNYDSAAERMQTSIREIASIAPFVSKEGMVSFGKDVEGVLVKGVEPANDITTARHYMIEGNYDLHSRGQIAACVIGKKLLQKLDAHCGDTIAVFGLTGSYYEMRQPKILPFVITGVYESGMSEYDDVYLFTDITAAQSLFMLGSTATGFDVLLKDIDTAPAVAEKIQDLMGYPYYPRTLFQLYRNLFTWIELQKQPVPIILGLIILVATVNIIGTLLMVVMEKTNQIGILKSMGASDSDIKKIFLYEGMFIGLLGTMLGNVFAFAVCWAQQTFHFFALNSSIYFMTQVPILFHWENFALVSVIAFVLCVLAAYIPSAIAARLDPIRSIRFH
- a CDS encoding ABC transporter ATP-binding protein is translated as MLLSAKNIHRQFEAGGGKSLLVLKGVSMEVETGEIVAIVGPSGAGKSTLLHILGMIDRPNEGEMILGGKNIFELKDDALASIRNKEVGFVFQFHHLLPEFSAAENVAIPALIAGGRLAPSLDRARTLLADVGLEERLDHKPSELSGGEQQRVAVARALMNSPKLILADEPSGNLDSENARSLHSMILQLRQKHHQTFVIVTHNKEFAAMADRVITLVDGRVQREF
- the uxaC gene encoding glucuronate isomerase, which encodes MKNSIAHSNFLLGTRRAQRLYHDYAETLPIIDYHCHLSPRDIAENRQFENMADAWLKGDHYKWRAMRACGVKERYITGDAGDWEKFQKWAETVPKTLRNPLYHWTHLELKRPFGITDRLLSGETAKEIWDECNGKLATAQFTTQGILRQMNVEVVCSTDDPIDTLEYHEQYSKKPNGAKLFPAFRPDRALAVEDAGAFALYVRSLSKISGITVTSFDSFRDALRARHKFFAKHGCKLSDHGLETIYADEYTESRVKAIFKKLLQKKNVNSVETRIFKSAMLYELAVMDWEQGWVQQFHIGAMRNNNSRLFSAFGPDNGSDSVGDLPIAQSMAKFFDRLDKEGKLAKTIIYNLNPRDNEVCATMVGNFQDGSIQGKMQYGAAWWFLDQKDGMTRQLDAISNMGLLSQFVGMLTDSRSFLSYPRHEYFRRLICDILGREMEQGLLPDDFGLVGGLVKDVCYNNAKRYFEFA
- a CDS encoding GNAT family N-acetyltransferase, yielding MKNENLERMIRLADEFFEAKSDPMQISVGAETMELLRSIHPNTMGEIRNKKGPIAWALVLPTTSTLMKAFISKKISEKDLLMKTPLKIKYDALYLCSVLVLPEERGKGLAKRLLRKSIKAIKRKHPIGCFFYWGFSREGKGLASVLGKEFDLPVYARKA
- a CDS encoding MXAN_6640 family putative metalloprotease — its product is MREGERTTSHEKCGFPVISYAIRHRDALNPEERSALQIVLDRPATQKSILSGLVRVHYDTTGAAAPAMLDSLYRQIPGTSDQFADSVAAIANYCMSFETQTLGYLPIPSDGDAGGGPEHDIYITNLGDYGYTTPDSALLIKPDGQDGGTWTSFTTIDNAFQFVDPEYNRGLPALRVTLAHELHHSIQIGNYGYWSSDIFFYEITSVWMEDVVFPQVKDYLQYTSSSEGHFANPQTPFNSGDFIMYSRAIWAHFVAKRFGRNAILQSWQEITVAPPLQAIDRALQRGPYYSSFKSAFAEWTVWNYFTGARSDSTLYYPEGALYPEIISSAVNFSPPSQSVGGSLPVLASNYYSIRFGTENEPLVVSNIELDSAVTGYGGLFQYISTLSEQANTSLSASLNVPDPSNWYSKVLVGRNPINTPFPDPFRANGSNQISFPVNGSAPVKGTLSIFSSDMKRVYSGVLTTTLSTLIGGEVFQWNGMKDNNEPASSGVYIYFIQIPGESIKGKFALLRK
- a CDS encoding 4-phosphoerythronate dehydrogenase; the encoded protein is MHVVVDNKNPLVEEAFRQFGNVHPLLTREITRDAVHDADLIIIRSETKVNKELLEGSNVRFVGTATIGTDHVDLAYLASRNIGFASAPGSNANSVAEYVVAALLTMAKRKGFVLSEKTLGVVGVGNVGSKVVRNAKALGMKVLQNDPPLARSSNNPAFLPLDELMQADIITVHVPLTKGGSDPTYHLFDGTRIAAMKRGAVLINTSRGPVVDGGALKNAIDQHHLGGVVLDVWEGEPVIDVELLGKVDLGTSHIAGYSYDGKLAAVKMTYSAACKFFGESDSWTPGNSLPTPAAGRIVVPSSSRSKEDILSEIVSKCYDIETDDRSLRGIANVKPDERRSFFQRLRSGYGVRREFFNSTVELSPAWASLAEPLKTIGFRVEFGGD